The Streptomyces sp. NBC_00775 genome includes the window GAGGGCGTCCGGGTGTCGGGACGGTCGCCCGCCCCAGGCGCCCGGTATGGGAACCTGTCCTGCATGAATGAGCAGTCCGTCCGCGGGGCCGCACCCGCCGCCGAGCAGTACGTCCTGACCATCTCGTGCCCGGACAAGCCGGGCATCGTGCACGCCGTGTCGAGCTACCTCTTCATGACCGGCTGCAACATCGAGGACAGTCAGCAGTTCGGCGACCACGACACGGGTCTGTTCTTCATGCGGGTCCACTTCTCGGCGGCGGCGCCGGTGACCGTGGAGAAGCTGCGCGCGAGCTTCGCGGCGATCGGTGACTCCTTCCACATGGACTGGCAGCTCAACCGGGTCGAGGACAAGATGCGGATCGTCCTCATGGTCAGCAAGTTCGGCCACTGCCTGAACGACCTGCTCTTCCGGGCGCGGATCGGTGCGCTGCCGGTGGAAATCGCCGCCGTGGTCTCCAACCACACGGACTTTGCCGAGCTGGTGGGTTCGTACGACATTCCGTTCCGCCATATCCCGGTGACGAAGGATACGAAGGCGGAGGCCGAGTCGGAGCTGCTGGAGCTGGTTCGCGAGGAGAACGTCGAACTGGTCGTCCTCGCCCGCTATATGCAGGTCCTCTCCGACGACCTGTGCAAGCAGCTCAGTGGCCGGATCATCAACATCCACCACTCCTTCCTGCCGAGCTTCAAGGGTGCGAAGCCGTATCACCAGGCGCATGCGCGGGGTGTGAAGCTGATCGGGGCCACCGCGCACTATGTGACGGCCGACCTCGACGAGGGGCCGATCATCGAGCAGGAGGTCGAACGTGTCGGCCACGGGGTGACTCCCGACCAGCTGGTCGCCATCGGGCGGGACGTGGAGTGCCAGGCGCTGGCGCGGGCGGTGAAGTGGCATGCGGAGCGCCGCATCCTCCTGAACGGCCGCCGCACGGTCATCTTCGCGTAGCGTTTTTCGCCCCCGCCGCCCCTACCCGTCCCATCCCGTTCCTGGGGGCTGCGCCCCCAGACCCCCTGGGTTTGTATGTCGGCTGCGGGCCGGTGGGGGTTGCTCGCGCAGTTCCCCGCGCCCCTTAAAAGGGGCGCGGGGAACTGCGCAATCTTTTGGACCAGCCCCCACCCACCGCAGCCAAAGAACCAGCCCACGGGGTCTGGGGCGGAGCCCCAGGAACGGGATGGGACGGGTAGGGGCGGCGGGGGCGAAAAACCGCCGGCGCCCCCCTACATCCGGCTCAACGACGCCGCGGCGAACAGCACATCCCTGATCGCCCCCCGGTCCCCGTCCTGCCCCGCGGCAGCCTCCTCGGGTGACACATGCCCCGCTGCCAGGCGGCAGAACTCGACACCGTCCAGCGCGACATGGGCAACCTCCCGCTCGGCGGAGCCCACCGCTCCGGGGGAGTCGAGGGGAATCAGCCACTCGCCACCCCCGGACCCCTCGATCTCAAGGCGCAGGCTCCGCCCAGGCGCCCCCGCGGCGACGAGATGATGGCCGGCCGGCGCGGGCGACAGCCCCGCCCGGCGGCGCTCGGCGAGCGACGCGGGCAGCATCCGGGCCGCGAGGTCGATCATGCGGTGGAGGTGGCGTGGGGCGGGCGGCTCGTAGGGGTAGTCCACGGCGTCCGCGATGTCGCCCGCGTGTACCCAGCACTCGAAGGCCCGGTCCAGCATCGAGTCCCTGAGCGGCAGCTGGAACCCGCCGTACGGCACGGTGAGCCGGCCGGACCCTCCCTCGCCCCCGGCGGCTCCGCCCGCCTGGGAGGTGCTCGCTCCCGTGAACGACACCGTACGGACGATGTTGTGGCTCTGCTCCCGCCAAGGCAGCCGTACGGACCGGGTCGGCGGGAAGTGCGAGGCACCCCAGAACGCCTCGGTGCGGCCCTCGGGGGTCGGTTCCCCGGCGGGCGAGCCGGTCGGGCCGAGCGGGTCCTCCAGGCCCAGTGCGACGGCGACCAGACCGTCGACGCTCAGCAGATGGGCGATGACCCCGGCGACCGTCGTACGGCGGCTCACCGGCCCGTCGCCGTCGAACCACCGCAGCCGCACGGGCGCATGCCACTCGGCGCCGCCGATGTCCTGCAGCAGCGCGTCGAGCCGGGCGGTCTCCGCGTCGTACGCAGCGGCCCAATCGGGCACCGGAATCCGCGGCGGGCGCCGGCCGAGGCAGCCCTCCAGGACGCGGGTGCGCAGCGTCGGGTCGAGGTCGAGGCTCTCGGCCGGGTGCAGCAGCCCGACCGCCTCGCGCAGCCGCAGCGCCTCGTCCGCGCAGGAACCGCACTCCCCGAGGTGTTCCTCGACGGCCGCCGTCTCCTCCGGCGAGCAGGCGGCCAGCGCCCACGCGCCGAGCAGCGACTTCAGTACCCGGTGCTCCAGGACGAGCGGCGCCGGTTCGCGAGCGGCGGCCGGTTCGGGCAGCGGCAGCCCGGTGTCCTCGACGGACGTACGCGGCAGCGGTATGCGCGGGGGTGTCCCCGACTCCGGCTCCTCACCGCCGCCGTGAGCGGGCCCGCCGGGTTGGCCGGGTCCCTGGGGTCCCGCGGGCCCACCACCGGCTGCCGCGGCGGCCCCGTCCGGCCCTACGCCGCCTCCGGCGCCCGCGCGCCCCTCGTACGCACCGCGCTCCTCCTCCTCATGACCTTCATGACCTTCAGGCCCTTGACGTCCCTCATGTCCTTGGCGCCCGTCGTGCTCGTCGAACGCCTCGAACCGGTCCGTTCCTCCGTTCACCGCTCACCACCCCCGTATTCGGGCGGTGCGCCGGAGGGCCCGGTGTCGTGGGCGGTGGACAGGAGCTGGAGGCCGAGGCGGAGCCGGCGGCGGGCCTCGTCCTCGGTGACGCCGAGGTCGGCGGCGGCCTGGCGGTAGTCGCGGCGCTGGAAGTACGCGAGCTCCAGGGCGGCGCGCAGCGGGGCGGGCATGGACGTGACGATGTAGTCCGCGCGGGCGGCGACGGAGGCGCTGCGCACCTTGCGCTCCAGCTCCTCGGTGGTGCCCCCGCCGCCCAGGGCGAGTGCGGCGGTCTCGGTCGCGCGCAGCCGCTGCACGGCGAGGCGGTGGGTCAGTGCGGCGACCCAGGAACGCATCGGGCCCTGCTTGGGGTCGTAGGCGTCGGGGTTCTCCCAGACATGGGCGAACACCTCGCGGGTGATGCGGTCGGCGGCCCGCTCGTCGCCGAGCACGCGGTGGGCGAGGCCGTGCACGAGCGAAGCGAACCGGTCGTAGAGCTCACCGAGCGCCGCCGCCTCCCCGCGTGCGAGCCGCTGCTGCATCCTGCGGTCCCAGCGGGGCGGTGCGTCCCTCTTCGCCATGCGGCCCCCTCACCCCTGCTCGTGCCCGGCGCCTGTCCCTGCCTCTGTCGCTGTCTGCTGCCCCTGTGTTCGGTGCGTGTGCGCTGCTGCTGTCCAGCCTGTGTGCACCACTGCCTCGAATGTAGTCGGCACGTCCGACAGCGCACGCCCCTTTGCGTCAATGTGCGCCCCTGGACAGGCCGAGAATGGTAGAAGCCAACCGTCTTCCCCCTCGAATCCGATCGAACCAGACCGTTCACGTCCGAAATAGCTCGCTCGCCCTGCATTTTCGACCGTAGACCGGCGTTTCTTCGTTCGCGGACCGGTGTTTCATGGAACGAGGGCGGGGCAGCCGCGCTGAAGGGAAGCGAAGGAACGGCTTCCGTTTTCGGTGGGCGAGGCGAGCGAGAGGCGTTGCGGTGACGCTCAAGGTGACCGAGGGCCAAGACGGCGAAGAGGGCGAGTGGGCCGTGTTGCGGGTGTCGGGCGAGCTGGACCTCGTGACGTCACCGGTGCTGCGCCAACGGGTGCACGACGCGGTGGCCGACGGCCGCCGCAGTCTCGTGCTCGACCTCTCCGAGGTCTTCTTCTGCGATTCCAGCGGCGTCGGCGTGCTCATCGCCACCCGCCGTCTCATCCGCTCCTGCCAGGGCCGGCTGCGGCTGATCCTGCCCGCCCGGGGCGCGACCGACGGCTCCCACGTCAACCGCGTTCTCGCGGCCCTCGGCGTCCGCCGCCTCTTCGACGTGTACCCGGACGTCGCCACGGCCGTCGGCGAGGAGTCGAGCCCGCTGTCCGCGTGATGCTCCTGTCGGCGTGATGCGCCCTGTCTCCCCGCGCGTCCCCTGCCGGCGTGACTCCCCTCACTCGTCCCGCGACACACGGCCACACGGTTGTCCCAGAATTCCCGCAGTCTTGGTACAACCGTCGTTTTCCCGCTCCCGCGGTGGTCCCGGCGTCGTACGCTCCGTCCCAGATGAACCCCAGTCCGGCTGAGAGTCCGGCTGAGATGTAAGGCGGTCCGAACACACCATGGTCAGCACCGAGTACGAGCGCAGGATTGCCGCCCGGTTCGCCGGCTTCGACCAGGACGGCAACGGCTACATCGACCGGGAGGACTTCAACGCCGCGACCAAGGCGGTCCTCACCGAGTTCGGTACGACGGCCCGCTCCGACAAGGGCCAGGCCCTGTATGTCGGCGCCGAGGCGTTCTGGCAGGGCATGGCCGGGATAGCGGACCGGGACGGCGACCAGCGGATCACCCGCGAGGAGTTCGTCAGCGGCGCGGTGAAGCGGCTGCACGACAACCCCGACCGGTTCGCCGAGATCGCCCGCCCCTTCCTGCACGCCGCCCTCGCCGTCGCGGACACCGACGGGGACGGCGCGGCCACGGTCGAGGAGGCCACGCGCGTCCTCAAGGCCCTTGGCGTGAGCGATGACATCGCCGCCGTCGCGGCCGGCGCCCTCGACACGGACTCCGACGGCCGGGTCGGCGAGGCGGAGGTCGTGAGCGCGTTCGCCCGCTACTTCACGGTGCCGGAGTAGGACCCGACGGCCGCGCGTCCTGAGCGGTCCCGGGTCGCCCCGAAAACCGTTCGCGCAGCTTGTACTTGAGTACCTTCCGCAGCGTCTCGTTCCGCGGAAGGGCGTCCACCACCTCCAACTGCTCCGGCAGCTTGTGCACGGACAGCCCTTCCGCGCGCAGATACGAGACGACGGCGTCCAGGGTCAACCGCCCGGCCCCCGGCGGCTGTTCCGCCGCCTCGATCACGGCACAGACCCGTTCCCCGCGCTCGGCGTCCGGCAGCCCGATCACGGCGACATCGCCGACGGCCGGGTGCTGGTGCAGCAGGTCCTCGATCTCCTTGGCGGAGATGTTCTCGCCCTTGCGGATGATGATGTCCTTCAGGCGCCCGGTCAGGACGAGATGCCCGCTCTCCGTCAGATGCCCGACGTCTCCGGTGATCAGGAACCCGTCCGCGTCGAAGGCCGCGGCGGTCTGCCCGGGGTCCAGGTACCCCTGGCAGACGGCCTCGCCCCGCAGCCGTACCTCCCCGTCGACGCCGTACGGCCGAGCCGCGCCCTTCCCGTCCACGACCCGTATCTCCATGCCCTCGGGCGGCCTGCCCTCCGTCGTCGCCAGGTTCTCGGCCGTGTCGTCCGGCGCCCCCATCGTGATCATCGGGACCTCGGTCATCCCGTACCCGTGGGTGAGCTGCACCCCCATCTCCCGTACGACGCAGTGGTAGACCTCGGGCGGCTTCGGGGCCCCGCCGCCCGCGAGCAGCCGCAGCGTCGGAATGACCGGCTTCCCGGGCTGCTTGCGCTGCTCGGCGAGGAACATCGAGTAGAAGGCCGTGGAGCCGCCCGCCACCGTCACCCCGTGCCTGCGGTAGCCGTCCAGGGCGGCGGGCAGCGCGAAGTGCTCGAACATCACGGCCGGGAAGCCGTACAGCAGCAGCATCACCGTGTAGTCCGGTCCGGCGATGTGCGCGTACGGGAAGGCCATCGAGCCCACGTCGTCGGCCGACAGGTGCAGCGCATGCGCGAGGCACGAGCCGCCCGCGATCAGTGAACGGTCCGTGTGCAGTACGCCCTTGGGGTCGGAGGTGGTGCCGGAGGTCCAGTAGATCCAGCGGACCGAGGTGCCCTCGGAGGGCGGGGCGGGCAGCACGGCGGGGTCGCCGTCCGGCAGCCTGTCGTACGCCTCGAAGACGCCCTTCGCGCCGAGCCGCCGCGCCATCGCCGTGTGGTCGAAGCCGCGCCACTCGCCCGGTACGGCGAAGTACTCGGCCTTGGACTCCCGTAGCGCGAAGCCGACTTCGCGGTCGCGGTAGAAGGGGATGACCGGGGACTGTACGGCGCCGAGACGGGCCAGCGCGAAGGACAGCAGCGCGGTCTCGATACGGGTGGGCAGCTGCCAGGCGACCACGGTGCCGGGGCGGACGCCCATGTCGTAGAGGCCCGCCGCCACCCGCTCGGCGCGGGAGCGCAGTTCGCCGAAGCTCAGGGAGCGGTCGTCCTGGAGGAGGACGGGCCGGTCTGGGGTGAGGTCGGCGCGGCGCGCGACCAGTTCCCACAGCGTGCGCGCGGACCCCAGGGCGTGTGCGGTGTCGTTCACTTCAACCCCCTGTAACTGACGGACAGTCAGATCGTGGCAGAGCGTAGGGCTCGCCGCCTTGTCGGTCCATAGGCGCGGGGCTAGCCTGCTGGGAACAGGGATCTGACGGGCCATCAGATGCGTCGTTCACGTGCCACGCGTTCGCCGTTCACGTGCCACGCGCCCGTCGGGTACGTCCACCGCACACGTACGCCAGGCGGAGGGGAACCATGACCGAACTGCCCCGCATCATCAGCGTCGACGACCATGTGATCGAGCCCGCGCACCTCTTCGAGACCTGGCTGCCGCGGAAGTACCGCGAGCGCGGGCCGCAGCCCCTCACCGCCGGAATCGGTGAACTCGCCTACGTGGGCGGCAAATACCGGATCACGATGGATCCGGACGGTCCGCCCACCGACTGGTGGGTCTACGAGGGCCTCAAGTTCCCGTACAAGCGCAACATCGCCGCCGTCGGCTTCGACCGCGACGAGATGACGCTGGAGGGCATCACGCGCGCGGAGATGCGGCCCGGCTGCTGGGACCCGGCCGAGCGCCTCAAGGACATGGACCTCAACCACGTCGAGGGCAGCCTCTGCTTCCCCACCTTCCCGCGCTTCTGCGGGCAGACGTTCGCCGAGGCGCACGACAAGGAAGTGGCCCTGGCCTGTGTGCGCGCGTACAACGACTGGATGGTCGAGGAGTGGTGCGGCGACAGCGGCGGGCGGCTGATCCCGCTGTGCCTGATCCCGCTGTGGGACATCGGCCTGGCGGTCGCCGAGATCCGCCGCAACGCGGCCCGGGGCGTGAAAGCCGTGACCTTCTCGGAGATCCCCACCTATCTGGGGCTGCCCTCGATCCACTCCGGCTACTGGGACCCCTTCTTCGCGATCTGCCAGGAGACCGGCACGGTCGTGAACATGCACATCGGCTCGTCGTCGCAGATGCCCGCCGCCTCGCCCGACGCACCGCCCGCCGTACAGGCCTCGCTCAGCTTCAACAACGCGATGGCCTCGATGATGGACTTCCTGTTCAGCGGGGTACTGGTGAAGTTCCCGCGCCTCAAACTCGCCTACTCCGAAGGGCAGATGGGCTGGATTCCGTACGCCCTGGAGCGCGCCGACGACGTCTGGCAGGAGCACCGCGCCTGGGGCGGGGTCCGCGACCTCATCCCCGAGCCCCCGTCGACGTACTACTACCGGCAGATCTTCTGCTGCTTCTTCCGCGACAAGCACGGCGTGGCGTCCCTGGACGTGGTCGGCTGCGACAACGCCACCTTCGAGACCGACTACCCGCACGTCGACTCGACCTTCCCGCACACCAAGGAGGTCGCCCTCGACCATGTGAAGGGCCTCGACGACGAGACGGTCTTCAAGCTGATGCGCGGCAACGCGATCCGCATGCTGGACCTGGACCTGTAGTGGATCTCGCGGACACGACCGAGGAGGAGGAGTTCCGGGCGCGGCTGCGCGAGTGGCTCGCCAAGGTGCTCCCCTCGCTGCCCCCAAAGCCGTCCCCGGACGACTGGCCGGGCAGACGCGCGTACGACCTCGGCTGGCAGCGGATGCTGTACGACGCCGGGTACGCCGGTCTGCACTGGCCCGTCGACGCGGGTGGCCGGGGCGCCACCCCGACACAGCACCTCATCTACCTGGAGGAGACGGAGAAGGCGGGCGCCCCCTACGTAGGGGCCAATTTCGTCGGGCTGCTGCACGCCGGGCCGACCATCGCCTCCGAAGGGAGCGCCGAACAGCGGGCGCGCTGGCTGCCGCCCGTGCTGCGCGGCGAGGAGGTCTGGTGCCAGGGCTTCAGCGAACCGGACGCCGGCTCGGACCTCGCGGCGCTGCGCACGCGCGCGTGGAGGGACGGCGACGACTACGTAGTGAGTGGGTCCAAGATCTGGACCTCCCACGCGGAGGTCGCGGACTGGTGCGAACTGCTGGTCCGGACGGATCCCACCGCCCCCAAGCACCGCGGCATCTCCTGGCTCGCGATGCCCATGGACGCGCCGGGGATCACCGTCCGGCCGCTGCGGACGCTCGCGGGCTCCACCGAGTTCGCCGAGGTCTTCCTCGACGAGGCGCGCATACCGGTCGCCAACCGTGTCGGCGCCGAGAACGACGGCTGGCGGGTGACCATGGTGACCCTGTCGTACGAGCGCGGTACCGCCTTCGTCGGAGAGGTCGTCGCCTGCCGCCGCGTGCTCGGCGACATCGCCCGTGAGGCGCGCGGGAACGGCCGCTGGGACGATGCCGTACTGCGCCGCCGTCTCGGCAGGCTGAACGCCGAGTTCCGGGCGCTGTGGCGGCTCACGCAGTGGAACGTCAGCGAGGCGCAACGCACCGGGGGAGTGCCCGGCGTCGGCGGCTCGGTCTTCAAGCTGCGGTATTCGCACGCCCGCCAGGAGCTGTACGACGCCGCCGCCGAGGTCCTCGGCCCCGAGGCGCTCGACCTGGGGCGGGAGTGGACCCTCGACCGGCTGTCGTCCCTGTCGTACACCATCGCGGCCGGCACCTCGCAGATCCAGCGGAACATCGTGGCCGAGCGGATCCTGGGCCTTCCGAAGGGACGGTGAGCTCTCCCAAGTGGACTTCCAACTCACGGACGATCAGTGGGCGTTGAAGAGGGGCGTGCGCGAGCTGCTGACCGCGCGCTTCGGCCCCGACGAGCTGCGGGCCGCCGCCGGCGCCGGGTCGCCGGACCTCGACCGGGCGCTGTGGCGAGAGCTCGGCGAGGCGGGCTTCTTCGCGCTGCGGCTGCCGGAGGCGGACGGCGGGGTCGGACTCGGCCTCCCGGAAGCGGTGCTGGCCTTCGAGGAGGCGGGCCGCGTGCTGCTGCCCGGCCCGCTGATCGCGACCCACCTCGCGGCGGGCGCGGTGGACGGGGCGGCCACGGGAGAGGCCGTGGTGACCGCCGTCGACGGGGTACTGGTGGAGTGGCTGGACCAGGCCGACGCCGTACGAGGGGACGCGACCGGCGCCGAGCCGCTGAGGTCGGTGGACCCGCTGACTCCGGTGCACCGGGTGCCCGCCGCCGTGTCGCCAGGGGCCGACCCCGAAGCCGTACTCCTCACCTCGCTCCTCACGGCAGCCGAACAGCTCGGCACCGCCGCCCGTACCTGCGAGCTGGCCGTGCAACACGCCCGGACGCGGGAGCAGTTCGGGCAGCCGATCGGGGCCTTCCAGGCGGTGAAGCACCTGTGCGCGCAGCTGCTGGTGCGGGTGGAGGTGGCGCGTGCGGCCGTCTACGCGGCCGCTGTGACCGCCGACCCGGTGGATGTCGCGGCGGCCCGGCTGCTCGCCGACGAGGCCGCCGTGCGCGGCGCCCGCGACTGCCTCCAGGTGCACGGCGGCATGGGCTTCACCTGGGAGTCCGAGGTCCATCTGTTCCTCAAGAGGGCATGGCTGCGGACGCAACGTACGGGCGGCGACACGGAGAGTGACGAGCTGCTGGCCGACGATCTCCTCGCCGGGATGGGCTGAAAGGCCTCTGTGCAGGCATGGAGCGAGAAGGGCTCATGTGAATGTCGCGGATCGTGGCATACCGGAATTACGGAGCGTTGATATCGGGTTGTGTCCTACGCGTGACTTGTCACGGCCTGGAGTCGGCGCCGAGCTCCGGTACCTTGTGTGGGATGCGAGTGGTTCTGAGGCTGAGCCATCCCGGAGGTGCCCCTGAGGCGGCTCCGGACCCGGCGATGCGTGCCGTTCGCGGGGCAGGGCGGACCCCCGCGCCTGCCTGTTCGACTCCCCGTGGCGAGCGTCGCACAGTATGCCGCACGCGTACTCCTTCGCGCTGGAATATGCCCGAAGCGCTTGTTGGGGTGACTGTACGTCAACCATGCTGTCTCGCAAGGGAATCACTTTCCGTGATCCTTGTTCTGGCCATGCAGAAAATGGCTACGATCGTGGCCCTTGTGAGGCGCGAGGCGATGTGTCCGCCGGTTCGGATGGTGTGAGCGGTGCAGGTGCTTCAAGTGCAGCTGGAGATCCGGCCCGACCCCGCAGAGGTGGGGCGAGCCCGGAGGTGGGCCCGTTCGAGGCTCGCCGGTTCCGGGATAGGGGCCGACGAACCGCTCGCCGAGACGCTGATCCTGCTCGTCTCCGAACTCGTCACCAACGCCGTGGTGCACACCGGCTGTCCGGCCGTGCTCCGGCTGTCCCTGCCGGGCGGGGGCGAGGCCGCCACCGTCCGTCTTGAGGTGGCCGACTCCAGCGCCCGTCCCCCGGTCCCCCGGCATGCCGAGGGCGACGAGACCAACGGCCGCGGCCTGGAACTCGTCGACGGCCTCGCGGACCGCTGGGGCTGGATGCCCGAGGGCGCCGGCAAGCGCATCTGGTGCGAGGTGGACCGCTGCGCTCCGGGCGCTTCGGCGAGGGCCGTGTATCCGGCGTACGAGGACTTCGCGTACGAGGCGGTCTAGGACTCCCCGGGGGCTCCCTGGAGACAGGGGCACATGGGTTCGTGCATGTATGCACGAACCGCCCGCACGGGGCCACGGTCGCGGCTGAATGCGCCCTGGCGTGCTTCTGTACGCGCCGTCATAAATGGGACGTTAAGTGATAATTCCCCGAACGGGTGTTGACGTGACGTGTCCGTTTGATCACGCTTGTGTTCAGCGATTCGCCGCGAGGGGACGGCGAGGGTTCCGGTGACGGGAGCCCTCGACGAGTGTGAGTCGCGATTCGGCGTCGGCTCCTCCAGGGCCAGAGGAGCAGGGCGGGTACGCCGGAGCCGGATGGCGGCGCGCGGTGCCGTGCTCGGGGCGAGCATCGACGCGCCGCCACCCGACCCTCGTTGACGACCGGCCCTCGTCGATGACTGACCGGGCCACGGCGGTCTACAGCAGGGCGACCGGTGCCACCGGTGTGCCCGTGCCGCCCACGAAGGGTTCGGGCATCGCCGACAGCAGGAAGGTGTAGTGCCCCTCTTCTCCACAGGCTGTGGACAACTTTTCGAGATTCCAGTTCTGGCCCTGCAGCATCCCCATCTCGACCAGGTCGAGCGCGTGCACGGGCAGCCACAGATCCTCGATCTCGGGCGGAAAGATCTCGAACGTGAGGGTGTCGTTCGCGACCGCCGCGACATCGCGCGCGTGGAACCACTCCGGGGTGCGCACGGACAGTCCGGGCGACGGATACGCGTACCCGTGTGCGTCACCGGCGAGATACACCTGGATCTGCCCCGTCCGTACGAGGACGATGTCGCCGGCCCGCACCCGCGCACCCGCCAACTCCTCGGCCGCGTCCAGGTCTTCGGGCGTCACGGCGTGCCCGCCCTCCAGCCGCTCGACACCCCGCGCCCGCGCGACGTCGAGCAGTACACCGCGCGAGACGATGTGCCGCGGCTTGTCGATGCCGCTGAACTCGGCGCCGCCGTGCGGGGTGACCGTGTCGGCCGGGCGGCCGTTGTAGAGCTTCCCGGAGTGCGAGACATGGGTGAGCGCGTCCCAGTGGGTCCCCGCCTGGAGCCCCATGGTCACCGCGTCGTCGCTGCACGCGACCGTGCCCGGCCCGAAGATCTCCTGGTTGATCTGCACCATGGCGTGCAGCGGATTGACGCGCCCGGGGATCATGCCGGTCTGTACGCCGTCGTGCTGGAGCGGGAGCGCGAGCGGGACGCGGCGCCCGCTCCGGATGCAGGCCGCGGCCTCCCGTACGACCTCGTCGGTGATGAGATTCAGTGTCCCGATCTCGTCGTCGGACCCCCAACGCCCCCAGTTGTTGACGCGCTTGGCGATCTCGTGGAACTCGGCCGGCAGTGACATGAGTCCTCCCCGGGGGCTTGTCTCCAGGTATCTGACGGGTCGTAGAATCCGAGTTGAATCTAACGGACCGTCAGAAACTGCGGGAAGGGG containing:
- the purU gene encoding formyltetrahydrofolate deformylase; this translates as MNEQSVRGAAPAAEQYVLTISCPDKPGIVHAVSSYLFMTGCNIEDSQQFGDHDTGLFFMRVHFSAAAPVTVEKLRASFAAIGDSFHMDWQLNRVEDKMRIVLMVSKFGHCLNDLLFRARIGALPVEIAAVVSNHTDFAELVGSYDIPFRHIPVTKDTKAEAESELLELVREENVELVVLARYMQVLSDDLCKQLSGRIINIHHSFLPSFKGAKPYHQAHARGVKLIGATAHYVTADLDEGPIIEQEVERVGHGVTPDQLVAIGRDVECQALARAVKWHAERRILLNGRRTVIFA
- a CDS encoding zf-HC2 domain-containing protein, whose protein sequence is MNGGTDRFEAFDEHDGRQGHEGRQGPEGHEGHEEEERGAYEGRAGAGGGVGPDGAAAAAGGGPAGPQGPGQPGGPAHGGGEEPESGTPPRIPLPRTSVEDTGLPLPEPAAAREPAPLVLEHRVLKSLLGAWALAACSPEETAAVEEHLGECGSCADEALRLREAVGLLHPAESLDLDPTLRTRVLEGCLGRRPPRIPVPDWAAAYDAETARLDALLQDIGGAEWHAPVRLRWFDGDGPVSRRTTVAGVIAHLLSVDGLVAVALGLEDPLGPTGSPAGEPTPEGRTEAFWGASHFPPTRSVRLPWREQSHNIVRTVSFTGASTSQAGGAAGGEGGSGRLTVPYGGFQLPLRDSMLDRAFECWVHAGDIADAVDYPYEPPAPRHLHRMIDLAARMLPASLAERRRAGLSPAPAGHHLVAAGAPGRSLRLEIEGSGGGEWLIPLDSPGAVGSAEREVAHVALDGVEFCRLAAGHVSPEEAAAGQDGDRGAIRDVLFAAASLSRM
- a CDS encoding sigma-70 family RNA polymerase sigma factor; this encodes MAKRDAPPRWDRRMQQRLARGEAAALGELYDRFASLVHGLAHRVLGDERAADRITREVFAHVWENPDAYDPKQGPMRSWVAALTHRLAVQRLRATETAALALGGGGTTEELERKVRSASVAARADYIVTSMPAPLRAALELAYFQRRDYRQAAADLGVTEDEARRRLRLGLQLLSTAHDTGPSGAPPEYGGGER
- a CDS encoding STAS domain-containing protein, with protein sequence MTLKVTEGQDGEEGEWAVLRVSGELDLVTSPVLRQRVHDAVADGRRSLVLDLSEVFFCDSSGVGVLIATRRLIRSCQGRLRLILPARGATDGSHVNRVLAALGVRRLFDVYPDVATAVGEESSPLSA
- a CDS encoding EF-hand domain-containing protein; the protein is MVSTEYERRIAARFAGFDQDGNGYIDREDFNAATKAVLTEFGTTARSDKGQALYVGAEAFWQGMAGIADRDGDQRITREEFVSGAVKRLHDNPDRFAEIARPFLHAALAVADTDGDGAATVEEATRVLKALGVSDDIAAVAAGALDTDSDGRVGEAEVVSAFARYFTVPE
- a CDS encoding class I adenylate-forming enzyme family protein, translated to MNDTAHALGSARTLWELVARRADLTPDRPVLLQDDRSLSFGELRSRAERVAAGLYDMGVRPGTVVAWQLPTRIETALLSFALARLGAVQSPVIPFYRDREVGFALRESKAEYFAVPGEWRGFDHTAMARRLGAKGVFEAYDRLPDGDPAVLPAPPSEGTSVRWIYWTSGTTSDPKGVLHTDRSLIAGGSCLAHALHLSADDVGSMAFPYAHIAGPDYTVMLLLYGFPAVMFEHFALPAALDGYRRHGVTVAGGSTAFYSMFLAEQRKQPGKPVIPTLRLLAGGGAPKPPEVYHCVVREMGVQLTHGYGMTEVPMITMGAPDDTAENLATTEGRPPEGMEIRVVDGKGAARPYGVDGEVRLRGEAVCQGYLDPGQTAAAFDADGFLITGDVGHLTESGHLVLTGRLKDIIIRKGENISAKEIEDLLHQHPAVGDVAVIGLPDAERGERVCAVIEAAEQPPGAGRLTLDAVVSYLRAEGLSVHKLPEQLEVVDALPRNETLRKVLKYKLRERFSGRPGTAQDARPSGPTPAP
- a CDS encoding amidohydrolase family protein, with amino-acid sequence MTELPRIISVDDHVIEPAHLFETWLPRKYRERGPQPLTAGIGELAYVGGKYRITMDPDGPPTDWWVYEGLKFPYKRNIAAVGFDRDEMTLEGITRAEMRPGCWDPAERLKDMDLNHVEGSLCFPTFPRFCGQTFAEAHDKEVALACVRAYNDWMVEEWCGDSGGRLIPLCLIPLWDIGLAVAEIRRNAARGVKAVTFSEIPTYLGLPSIHSGYWDPFFAICQETGTVVNMHIGSSSQMPAASPDAPPAVQASLSFNNAMASMMDFLFSGVLVKFPRLKLAYSEGQMGWIPYALERADDVWQEHRAWGGVRDLIPEPPSTYYYRQIFCCFFRDKHGVASLDVVGCDNATFETDYPHVDSTFPHTKEVALDHVKGLDDETVFKLMRGNAIRMLDLDL
- a CDS encoding acyl-CoA dehydrogenase family protein, producing the protein MDLADTTEEEEFRARLREWLAKVLPSLPPKPSPDDWPGRRAYDLGWQRMLYDAGYAGLHWPVDAGGRGATPTQHLIYLEETEKAGAPYVGANFVGLLHAGPTIASEGSAEQRARWLPPVLRGEEVWCQGFSEPDAGSDLAALRTRAWRDGDDYVVSGSKIWTSHAEVADWCELLVRTDPTAPKHRGISWLAMPMDAPGITVRPLRTLAGSTEFAEVFLDEARIPVANRVGAENDGWRVTMVTLSYERGTAFVGEVVACRRVLGDIAREARGNGRWDDAVLRRRLGRLNAEFRALWRLTQWNVSEAQRTGGVPGVGGSVFKLRYSHARQELYDAAAEVLGPEALDLGREWTLDRLSSLSYTIAAGTSQIQRNIVAERILGLPKGR
- a CDS encoding acyl-CoA dehydrogenase family protein, whose translation is MDFQLTDDQWALKRGVRELLTARFGPDELRAAAGAGSPDLDRALWRELGEAGFFALRLPEADGGVGLGLPEAVLAFEEAGRVLLPGPLIATHLAAGAVDGAATGEAVVTAVDGVLVEWLDQADAVRGDATGAEPLRSVDPLTPVHRVPAAVSPGADPEAVLLTSLLTAAEQLGTAARTCELAVQHARTREQFGQPIGAFQAVKHLCAQLLVRVEVARAAVYAAAVTADPVDVAAARLLADEAAVRGARDCLQVHGGMGFTWESEVHLFLKRAWLRTQRTGGDTESDELLADDLLAGMG
- a CDS encoding ATP-binding protein, which encodes MQVLQVQLEIRPDPAEVGRARRWARSRLAGSGIGADEPLAETLILLVSELVTNAVVHTGCPAVLRLSLPGGGEAATVRLEVADSSARPPVPRHAEGDETNGRGLELVDGLADRWGWMPEGAGKRIWCEVDRCAPGASARAVYPAYEDFAYEAV